The following DNA comes from Nymphalis io chromosome 12, ilAglIoxx1.1, whole genome shotgun sequence.
TCATGTTTACAGAAGAAgatgtaaagttttatttagcTGAGTTAGCATTAGCATTAGAACATGTGCATAAATTGGGAATAATATACAGGGATCTAAAgccagaaaatattttattagatgcAGATGGGCATATAGCCCTTACCGACTTTGGTCTATCGAAGCTACCTCCTAGTGATAAAGCTTACAGTTTTTGTGGTACTGTTGAATACATGGCTCCTGAGGTTGTTAATAGGAAAGGACATACCATGGCTGCCGACTGGTGGTCTTTTGGTGTTCTAATGGTAAATattgtctatatttttattatctttgcaTTCGAAACGCAGACagcaaaaacaattacaaattgtATTAGTCGCCTTTATTGTATGTGGAATTACACATACTacatttgtttatgtatttttgttatcaaactattgaataaatgttttacagTTTGAAATGTTGACGGGTAATCTACCATTCCATGGCTCTACCAGACATGAGACAATGACTCAAATCCTTAAAGCGAAATTAGGTATGCCTTCAAATTTGAGTGAGGAGGCACAATCTCTTTTACGTGCGCTGTTTAAGAGAAATCCACATAATAGGTAATTAGCCAAGCTACGTTTAATTTTAGATCTTAACGCTTCACACTTAAAGTATACAATGCCATGTTACAGGTTAGGAGCCGGTCCCAACGGTATTGAAGATATAAAGAGTCATGAGTTTTTTGCAAACATAGAGTGGGatgcattattaaaaaaagaggtaatttgaaaattatgtgatgtctttttttttatctagttttatttatattttgcttgacccctatatttatttgtttcattatctTGTGAAAGCTTTTGCATATACATTAAGTTCCCTTGATAAACACTATCTTAAGAAAGTTTTTTGGctttgtaacatatttttttttaattttatattatgaagctGATCTTTATTTAACCTTCATTCAATACATGTTTCAGAAAACAAGATTAATTTTTCTAGTGTAATAAATGATGGCATTATATTTCTTATGCCGTGTGTGTGGTTTCTGGcagagatataaaatatatgatctaACAAAAACGGGGTCAAGGCTCACTATTCAGTGgtttagaacacgtgaatcttaaccaatgactgctgattcaaacccgggcaagcaccactgtgcTTCTGCTtaatctgtttttataataaatctcgtgctcggcggtgaaggaaaataacgTGACGATACCGTCATGTGTCAGATGTAAATAACATTGGAACATCGTGGTGTAATAATCAAAATCTTATCAAAAGAAGAGGAGCCcgtagcccagctgtgggacattaccGGGCTGTTACTATTTCGATACGACAACGGCAGGTGGTGCCACCGTTCCGGCCGGCGGTGTCCCGCGCGGACGACGCGTTCTACTTCGACACCGAGTTCACGTGCCGCACTCCGCGGGACTCCCCCGGCGTGCCCGCCTCCGCCAACGCGCACGAGCTGTTCCGGTAACATGACTCTGTAACTCATTTATATAACGATAGCACAAAAAGGAATGCATACTCAAAATCGAATTAGTCTTTTTATCAGATACAAAAcgggaccgatttcggccacggtggccaatctcaagagagattagccaactgcgcaggacatattatatagtgcacgagtgtgtgcctaaacacaggtgcaaactcataatccgatgagacggcatttcgacacgatcggaaagacttcaggcgcaggatcaaaggttttacgtgctatccgaggcacgggagtgtacgcactttcaacttccagtcTCCGGactgatactgagaattttcgacagaaaaactgtTTGGAACCCAGCTAttcgggtctgcagccttacatctagccattagaccaacgatcttattatacaatacaatcGGCTCGCCCCGACTTCGCccgtgttaaaaaaatatcttttttatgcCAATAATGACTTATAGGAAAAACATTAATaccttaaattacattattgcaatattCGGACcgatatctatttttttttttttaattaaatatagcttATGTTACTCACTGATATTAGCTTACTATAGAttaaagacattttaaaatcggttaagtagtttttttttttttttatagaataggaacgcagacgagcttgcacaaagccctaccaccagtgttatataaaagtaatccataagtttatccattacaaactaacatacaaaaaaaaaacaaatcttttctctttataatatatatatgtatgaaaaagaGGTCTTTGAAATCATTAGAATCAACAAAAAAAGTCTaccatttatttacaaattgggACAAATCCgagttgtaaataataatatacacatgtatttatttatattatgatttttgtatatgacataaatattaagttataatcttaatatacaactaatttaatttttcagggGTTTCAGTTTCGTGGCACCGTGTTTACTGAATGAAGATGACAACAAAACCGTCACAAATCAAAATCAGAACCACATCGCAGAAACCAAGACGTCTACTGAAGAATTCTGGGCTGGATTtgttaataagaataaattctTCGATGAGTATAGGTACAACATAGGTTTTATGCCAATGTACATGATATATAGGGGGAATAAATTAAtccattataatttatctatatataaatatccaaGCACAAAACAGTTCAAATCACTTGTTGACTGCGGTAGAGATCTGTgctagcccgtctgggtgggaacccgctcatcatatattccaccgctaaacaacaatacttagtattgtttaggcttgaagggtgagtggaccagtacaggcacaagtgacataacatcttagttcccaaggttagtggggcattggcgatgtaagggatgattattatttctcatGGAGCTGTTTTATGGGCTATGATGGTGGTAGCAACTtgccatcaggttgcccatttgcccgtcGGCTTATCTGGCCtacctatgatataaaaaacttttctgTTTTTCAACtgatttaactttgttttgttgtttGCTAGATATtttagtgttatcaataaaatgttagaaatgagagtaaaatacaaattaggagcatgcaaatttataattaacaataagctacgcatattatttcaattataggtttttaaaagatacgaaattaaaaagtataacaaCAAGTATTAAGtacgaagtaaataataaactttagtaTTATGAAGAGGATAACAATTTCGAGCGTGGTAGCACCTTTACAAacacattgtatttttattaaattcttttatcTTCATGTCAAATCCAACATAAGTAAATGttaatcttattaaattatttattaattcatcatGATTTGTAAAGCGAGtttcataaaattatcataaataaaaaaaaaatgttttgctgTCTGTACCGAATTTAATTCCGTTATTTGTAAATCTTTTCATAATTGCTTATCCTTTAAAGTGtgtgttatttaatatgtttcagATTAATGGGTGAATTGGGCACTGGATCTTTTTCCGTAGTGCGACTTTGTGAGCACAAAGCTTCAAGGACACAATACGCTGTAAAAATCATGGACAAACTACAGTATGATCCAAGAGAAGAGATTGAAATTCTATTgaggtatttttttgttatttgcaataataataaaaagtagatGTGTAGTACCAATGTCCCAAACACATAGTTGATACGTTGACTTTGATTATAATTCGGAAGAAACTAAAATAGTATTTGATATAGCACATACTGCAGCATTGCAGTAAACAGCGATAgctataaaagaaaatgtaaaaaaaaaaaacaaaacaaaattaaatattttatttcacaaacattaaaataagaaataagggtaaaataaatacaaatgctTTTACTTAGTTTGATCATGTTTGTAACACGTTAGAAAGTAAACATGAGTGTGTGCACAGATACAGCCAGCACCCGCACATCATCAGCCTGCGCGGCGTGTACGAGGAGGGCGGGCGGCTGCTGGCCGTGACGGAGCTGTGTCGCGGCGGGGAGCTGCTGGAGCACATCACGCAGCGCCGCTACCTGCCCGAGCGCGAGGCGGCGCGCGTGCTGCGCAACGTGCTGCACGCCGTGCACTACCTGCACCGCCACACCGTCGTGCACAGGTCGCGCACCTCTCACACACTGTATTATATAAGAGCTGCTGGAGCACATCACGCAGCGCCGCTACCTGCCCGAGCGCGAGGCGGCGCGCGTGCTGCGCAACGTGCTGCACGCCGTGCACTACCTGCACCGCCACACCGTCGTGCACAGGTCGCGCACCTCTCACACACTGTATTATATAAGAGCTGCTGGAGCACATCACGCAGCGCCGCTACCTGCCCGAGCGCGAGGCGGCGCGCGTGCTGCGCAACGTGCTGCACGCCGTGCACTACCTGCACCGCCACACCGTCGTGCACAGGTCGCGCACCTCTCACACACTGTATTATATAAGAGCTGCTGGAGCACATCACGCAGCGCCGCTACCTGCCCGAGCGCGAGGCGGCGCGCGTGCTGCGCAACGTGCTGCACGCCGTGCACTACCTGCACCGCCACACCGTCGTGCACAGGTCGCGCACCTCTCACACACTGTATTATATAAGAGCTGCTGGAGCACATCACGCAGCGCCGCTACCTGCCCGAGCGCGAGGCGGCGCGCGTGCTGCGCAACGTGCTGCACGCCGTGCACTACCTGCACCGCCACACCGTCGTGCACAGGTCGCGCACCTCTCACACACTGTATTATATAAGAGCTGCTGGAGCACATCACGCAGCGCCGCTACCTGCCCGAGCGCGAGGCGGCGCGCGTGCTGCGCAACGTGCTGCACGCCGTGCACTACCTGCACCGCCACACCGTCGTGCACAGGTCGCGCACCTCTCACACACTGTATTATATAAGAGCTGCTGGAGCACATCACGCAGCGCCGCTACCTGCCCGAGCGCGAGGCGGCGCGCGTGCTGCGCAACGTGCTGCACGCCGTGCACTACCTGCACCGCCACACCGTCGTGCACAGGTCGCGCACCTCTCACACACTGTATTATATAAGAGCTGCTGGAGCACATCACGCAGCGCCGCTACCTGCCCGAGCGCGAGGCGGCGCGCGTGCTGCGCAACGTGCTGCACGCCGTGCACTACCTGCACCGCCACACCGTCGTGCACAGGTCGCGCACCTCTCACACACTGTATTATATAAGAGCTGCTGGAGCACATCACGCAGCGCCGCTACCTGCCCGAGCGCGAGGCGGCGCGCGTGCTGCGCAACGTGCTGCACGCCGTGCACTACCTGCACCGCCACACCGTCGTGCACAGGTCGCGCACCTCTCACACACTGTATTATATAAGAGCTGCTGGAGCACATCACGCAGCgccgattattttataatattttaaaacgtttttaagttttcaatgtttatttgtagaaataattgaaaatctGTTAAAATCCATAGCCAACatcacaatttatataattttttatatgttttgttattttgtaacaaaaccaTCAAATCGAGATATTTTCTTAAACTGACATtcaaaatctatatattataaacatttcactAACTATGCTATTTctaaatgttgtatatatattttttcagagaTATCAAGCCTTCAAACATCTTGTTTGCAACTGCCGAGCGACGCCCGGAGGATGTTCGGCTGGTCGATTTCGGACTAGCGAAGCAGCTGCGTGCAGAAAACGGGCTGCTCATGACGCCTTGTTACACCGCCAATTTCGTAGCGCCGGAAGTTCTCAAGCGCGCTGGATATGACGCTGCTTGCGACATATGGAGCTTAggttaatttacaattaattataaataaaaataataattatgaaatagaaattaatcgtaaacaaataattaatgattcgtTTTTGTTTCGTTTAGGAGTACTCGCTTACATAATGCTTTCCGGGAGAACACCTTTCGCCTCAACAGGAGACGACACGCCCGAGGCAATTTTAGCCCGGATCGAATCTGgaaaggtaaaatatatattatactactgaagtatatactggtggtagggctttgcgcaagctcgtctgggtaggtaccacccactcatcagatattctactgcaaaacagcaatatttgattttgttgtgttccggtttgaagggtgagtgagccagcgtaattacaggcacaagggacataaaatcttagttctcaaggttggtggcgcattggctatgtaagcgatggttgacatttcttacaatgccaatgtctaagggcgtttggtgaccacttaccatcagatggcccatatgctcgtccgccttcctatactataaaaaaaaaaaaatcggcaaCACGCATACTATCTAAACCAGACTTATCGTCTCACAAGTCGTAAACAGATCGTTGTAAAGTCGCTCGCGTGCGCGCGTGTGTCGCAGGTGGAGACGTCGAGCGGCGCGTGGCGGCACGTGTCGGCGGAGGCGCGCGCGTGCGTGCGGCGCATGCTGCAGCTGGAGCCCGCCATGCGGCCGCGCGCGCACGAGCTGCTGCGCGAGGCGTGGCTGGCGCGCGACGAGCCCGAgccgccgccgcgcgccgcgccgcccgagCACGACGACGCGCCCGCGCCGCACGACCTGCGCCGCGCCGTCGACCTCACCTACCAGGTGCCGAATgtttatgttcttttttttatttatagaataggaaggcggacgagcacatgggccacctgatggtaagtggtcaccaacgcacataggcattgtaagaaatgttaaccatcgcttacatggtGATGTAAtgtaatgcgccaccaaccttgggaactaagatgttatgtcccttgtgcctgtaattacattggctcactcacccttcaaaccggttcACAACGAtcccaagtactgctgttttgcggtagaatatctgatgagttggtggtacctataCGAGCTTgagcaaagctctaccaccactgTTCTGAACCtttataatgacatttttacaattaaaactttgtaatgattttttatacaattgacTCTGTAGTTTGCTAGCTGTAGactatataagtaaaattgaaaaaaaacgaatatttgaCATGAGCTGGAATTGAAACTGAGATACTAAGACATTGAAAAAGACCCGGCTAGCACGATCACGACACTATAGGGGGCAGTGAATACGAATTGAAAACTATtccataatgtttttattatatatttcatgctagaaatatattgataaaatttaagattcaatgtataatgtaaatttcTTATAGGCTATGACATCAGCGCCATTGACACCTCATATACTGGGTCCTGTAACTCAATCGACTCTAGCGCAACGTCGAATTAAACCGCAGCGTCGGTTCCCGCCTACAcaagtttaaaaatacaaaaatgaaaaacgTAAGTATGTCATCATCTAAAAAATGTTtcatcagtacagtaacagcctgtgaatgtcccactgctgggctaaggcctcctctcccttttgaggagaaggtttggagcttattccaccacgctgctccaatgcgggttggtagaatacacatgtgtggcagaatttcaatgaaattagacacatgcaggtttcctcacgatgttttccttcacggtaaagcacgagataaattatatttattattattatcacaaattaagtacatgaaaattcagtggtgcttgcccgggtttgaatccacgatcatcgattaagattcacgctttctaaccactagctCATCTCGACTACTATGTTTCATCattcatatataaatgaaaGGCAGATGGGCATTCATATGGAAAGTGATCAACTtagtccatagacattggcttcgGTTTAAACATTACGCATTCCTTATACCAACATCGAATGTAAtgttacatttaattacatCGGCTTACTCGcctttcaaattaaaacacAGCAGACACAGCAACAAAGTGTATAACCGTTTGTGGGTACAGTAAATTAAGGAAGCAACGATCCTGCCCAGACACTTCACAAAGTCTTACGCtttacgtattaatatatacacatatatattatcctcgttaaagataaataaactaaataaattttgaatttacttgacatcattggtcgagatctaaaTTTGGTATTTTGGAAAACATGGCGCGTTGAATGTCGAAGAAATTGTCATCGGAACTtagaaagtaataataataataataatatcctgggacatttttcacacacggccatctgatcccaaattaagcttgtacaaagcttatgatatggaaaccagacaactaatatactacatatactacttttcttttgtaaatacatacttatatagataattacacccaggctcaggacaaacagacatgttcatgcacacaaatgtctgtcctgtcgCCAtcgaatatgtatatatttaattgaaatgggctattcatatatataataataatataatgtcctacagaccgattttggccacggatatgactgtctcgttggtctaatggcttgatgtaaggccgcagatccggaggtcctgggttcaattctcaggtcgggccaataaaaagttattgggtttttctgtcagaaaatatttttatctcagtagcagctcgaagtctggaagtttgtacactcccgtgcctcggaaaataCGTAAAGACATTGGTCCAGCGCCTGAATtcgttccggtcgtgtcggattgccgtcccatcggattatgagagttagggaatagagagtgcacctgtgtttgcacacacactagtgcactataatatctcctgcacagtgggctaatctctcttgagatttaccgccgtggccaaaattggtctggaggatatcattattacatatacatatatagtaaacagatgatgtatataaaataataaataaatattaattttctccAAGTTTCGAATTCGCCTGTTGCTGATCgaggaaaaaaagaaaaaatgcaattgaCCCAAAAGACATGTCAAACATTTCACAAATTCGCGTTGTCAATACCATCTCTACTAGTCAAGTTATGATTCAACAAACAAGGTTTtggtaaacattttaaaaaaaaattatttatatgcaattggtatgaattattttataattcaggtatacgattattattttttaataattgattactattatttaacTAACTATAATCAACTGTCCTTAAGCTAAGATAATTAAGATCAATAGTATTAAAGCTCTAATGTTCAAAGTTTTTCTTCGCgtgaaattttgattttgaaaatgattattttcCCCAtgagattttatattaatttagtaatctACCTAAGTTGATTGACTGTATACTTAAACGTAATTGCCCCAATTTAAGTTCTTTAAGCTTGAATATCTTCAAAGGCACATTCCAAATTATAGCACTTTAGTTAGTCATTTATAGGaagaataaagaaattataaaaaataaatataaggcaAGTTGTCTtcctaattatatttaaatttaagagattaactatatttttttaaatattcgtttcCTACCCACCTTTCTTTTAGTCCTATagtgccatttaaaaaaatcccactgaaaactattttttttttttatttgtgcatCAATAACTTAATCACGCacgaaagtataaaaatattttttttaattttttatacagtaTTAATTTAGATTCGCATCGTAACTACTTCATACattctataacaaaatattatttatatttttataagagaaaaatattattcgttagtaatgtaagttttaaaatattcatgaggaatgattattttatcattatttctgctatatataacatttctaGTTATGGCCTAATgctatttattgaattattttcatactatcctattaaaaattaaagaatgacTTGACAGTGATCTATAATGATGTTTCAACGTTTCCTAATTTATCTAAtgaccaataaaataatatattctacaatAACAGGTTATAAGTACATGCATAAGGCCAATGTATACTgaattttctttgtaatatcTATTTTCTATCTTAGAATATAAGTAACTATGTCTATTTCGTTATATGCTTTAAT
Coding sequences within:
- the LOC126772485 gene encoding ribosomal protein S6 kinase 2 beta gives rise to the protein MPLANATDPWRMQNVGDVTRGNTAESANSLPMVVENLAESRQTSTTESLESNASNTDQNYEREVELQDVVKEGHEKADPSQFELLKVLGEGSFGKVFLARKVTGPDTGTLYAMKVLKKATLKVRDRERTKMERNILVEMGHPFIVKLHYAFQTAGKLYLILDFLRGGDLFSRLSKEVMFTEEDVKFYLAELALALEHVHKLGIIYRDLKPENILLDADGHIALTDFGLSKLPPSDKAYSFCGTVEYMAPEVVNRKGHTMAADWWSFGVLMFEMLTGNLPFHGSTRHETMTQILKAKLGMPSNLSEEAQSLLRALFKRNPHNRLGAGPNGIEDIKSHEFFANIEWDALLKKEVVPPFRPAVSRADDAFYFDTEFTCRTPRDSPGVPASANAHELFRGFSFVAPCLLNEDDNKTVTNQNQNHIAETKTSTEEFWAGFVNKNKFFDEYRLMGELGTGSFSVVRLCEHKASRTQYAVKIMDKLQYDPREEIEILLRYSQHPHIISLRGVYEEGGRLLAVTELCRGGELLEHITQRRYLPEREAARVLRNVLHAVHYLHRHTVVHRDIKPSNILFATAERRPEDVRLVDFGLAKQLRAENGLLMTPCYTANFVAPEVLKRAGYDAACDIWSLGVLAYIMLSGRTPFASTGDDTPEAILARIESGKVETSSGAWRHVSAEARACVRRMLQLEPAMRPRAHELLREAWLARDEPEPPPRAAPPEHDDAPAPHDLRRAVDLTYQAMTSAPLTPHILGPVTQSTLAQRRIKPQRRFPPTQV